From Flavobacterium alkalisoli, the proteins below share one genomic window:
- a CDS encoding DUF58 domain-containing protein gives MKWLKQIYLNNFFFYVFSGLMVVFILAYFYPALYRVAWLLFYIFLGFTAMDFLMLFTNQKLSASRNTPEKFSNGDENPVTVKVTSGYAFPVSAKIIDEIPLQFQMRNFEIKRNLSTGKEDIFEYLLRPVERGEYHFGKLNVFVTSPLKLACRRFSFDEGQMVPTYPSFIQLRKYDLMAFSNTLMQYGLKKIRRIGHTMEFEQIKEYVSGDDIRTINWKATAKKNQLMVNQFQDEKSQNVYMVIDKGRVMKMPFEGLSLLDYAINATLVLSNVILKKQDKAGMFTFSKKVENRVASERRNSQMQKIMENLYNVGTDFFESDFSTLYGDIKKNINHRSLIILYTNFETMDGLKRQLPYLKGIAKNHLLVVVFFENTELDAFVQKKAENVQEIYDQVIAEKFAFEKRLIVSELRKYGIYSVLTKPENLTIESINKYLEIKARGIL, from the coding sequence ATGAAGTGGCTTAAACAAATATATCTTAACAATTTCTTTTTCTATGTGTTTTCAGGACTCATGGTAGTCTTCATACTCGCATATTTCTATCCGGCACTGTACCGCGTGGCGTGGCTGCTGTTTTATATTTTCCTGGGGTTTACTGCCATGGATTTCCTGATGCTTTTTACCAATCAGAAATTGAGTGCATCCAGAAATACACCCGAAAAATTTTCTAATGGCGACGAAAACCCGGTTACGGTAAAAGTTACCAGTGGTTATGCTTTTCCTGTGTCTGCAAAGATTATAGATGAGATACCTTTACAGTTCCAGATGCGTAATTTTGAAATAAAAAGAAATTTAAGCACCGGTAAGGAAGACATATTTGAATATTTATTAAGACCTGTAGAAAGGGGCGAATACCATTTTGGGAAACTCAATGTGTTTGTAACATCTCCGCTTAAACTGGCGTGCCGCAGATTTTCTTTTGATGAAGGGCAAATGGTACCCACCTACCCTTCTTTCATCCAATTAAGAAAGTACGACCTTATGGCTTTTTCCAATACGCTAATGCAATACGGGTTAAAAAAGATAAGACGTATAGGTCATACCATGGAGTTTGAACAGATAAAAGAATATGTTTCGGGAGATGATATACGTACCATAAACTGGAAAGCCACAGCAAAGAAAAACCAGCTGATGGTAAACCAGTTTCAGGATGAGAAGTCTCAAAACGTTTATATGGTTATAGACAAGGGGCGTGTAATGAAAATGCCTTTTGAAGGCCTTAGCCTTTTAGACTATGCCATTAACGCTACACTCGTACTCTCTAACGTAATCCTTAAAAAACAGGATAAGGCCGGTATGTTTACTTTTTCTAAAAAAGTAGAAAACCGTGTAGCTTCTGAAAGGCGCAACTCTCAAATGCAGAAAATAATGGAAAACCTGTATAATGTAGGCACCGACTTTTTTGAAAGTGACTTCAGTACGCTATATGGAGACATTAAGAAAAATATTAATCACAGGAGCCTCATAATACTGTACACAAACTTTGAGACTATGGACGGCCTTAAAAGACAGCTTCCATACCTTAAAGGAATAGCAAAAAACCATTTGCTTGTAGTTGTATTTTTTGAGAATACAGAGCTTGATGCTTTTGTACAGAAAAAAGCCGAAAACGTTCAGGAGATATATGATCAGGTAATAGCCGAGAAATTTGCTTTTGAAAAAAGGCTTATTGTTAGCGAACTTAGAAAATATGGTATCTACTCTGTACTAACCAAGCCGGAGAACCTTACTATAGAAAGTATAAACAAATACCTGGAGATAAAAGCAAGGGGTATTTTGTAA
- a CDS encoding trimeric intracellular cation channel family protein has translation MFFYLIDVFGTMAFAISGVLTAINKKMDPFGVFVIAFVTAVGGGTLRDVLIGRSPVGWMRDLNYVYVIIAGFFLAVIFRKKLDKLRTSLFFFDTIGLGVFTLIGLEKGLEINLHPVICVALGTMTACFGGVTRDILCNEIPVIFRKEIYATICILGGCVFFLLKALHVPDGLLYILTSGVIIATRLMAVVFKWSLPPLSRD, from the coding sequence ATGTTTTTTTACCTGATTGATGTTTTCGGGACTATGGCATTTGCCATCTCCGGAGTTTTGACCGCGATTAATAAAAAAATGGATCCCTTTGGGGTTTTTGTTATTGCCTTTGTTACCGCAGTAGGCGGAGGAACCCTGCGTGATGTTTTGATAGGAAGATCGCCTGTAGGGTGGATGAGGGATCTTAATTATGTATATGTAATTATTGCAGGATTCTTTTTGGCGGTTATTTTCAGGAAAAAACTGGACAAGCTACGCACATCCCTTTTCTTTTTTGATACCATAGGACTTGGAGTCTTTACGCTTATTGGTCTTGAAAAAGGATTGGAAATAAACCTGCACCCTGTTATATGTGTAGCACTGGGTACCATGACAGCATGTTTTGGCGGAGTAACCAGGGATATATTATGTAACGAGATTCCTGTAATATTCAGGAAAGAGATATATGCCACTATCTGTATTTTGGGAGGCTGTGTTTTCTTTCTCCTAAAAGCACTGCATGTACCCGACGGATTACTTTATATACTTACATCGGGAGTTATTATAGCTACGAGGCTTATGGCGGTTGTGTTTAAATGGTCGTTGCCGCCTTTAAGCAGGGATTAA
- a CDS encoding stage II sporulation protein M produces MREAAFIKQNKEKWLEFEQAIFGKAKKNPDELASLYIHLVNDLSYAQTYYTKSKTVTYLNHLAAITYQKIYKTKREEGNRFISFFKTEVPLIVYQYRRYVLYAFIMFFIFTGIGVLSAMNDGSFVRLILGDGYVNMTLENIENGNPVAVYKDGSNWGMWFYITLNNLRVGITSYVLGAFGGLGTGYVLLSNCIMLGSFQYFFYEHGVFWESVRGIWIHGSMEIFAMVIEAAAGLVLGASILFPKTYSRMASLKIGIKNSLKIVIGTMPFTIMAGILEGFITRYSPDMPNFLSVAIILVTLSLISFYFLIYPYLVYKNTHLKHVSTLQAA; encoded by the coding sequence ATGAGAGAAGCAGCATTTATAAAACAAAATAAAGAAAAATGGCTTGAATTTGAACAGGCTATTTTTGGTAAAGCTAAAAAAAATCCTGATGAGTTAGCCAGCCTGTATATACATTTAGTTAACGATCTCTCTTACGCACAAACCTATTACACTAAAAGTAAGACAGTTACTTACCTAAATCATTTAGCTGCAATTACCTATCAAAAAATTTATAAGACCAAACGTGAAGAAGGCAACAGGTTTATAAGCTTCTTTAAAACCGAAGTACCCCTTATTGTTTACCAATACAGGAGATATGTACTTTATGCCTTTATCATGTTCTTTATATTTACCGGAATAGGCGTTTTATCGGCTATGAACGACGGTAGTTTTGTAAGGCTTATTTTAGGAGACGGTTATGTAAACATGACTCTGGAAAATATAGAAAACGGGAATCCTGTTGCGGTTTATAAAGATGGTAGTAACTGGGGAATGTGGTTTTACATTACCTTAAATAACCTAAGGGTAGGAATTACATCATATGTACTGGGGGCTTTTGGAGGCCTTGGTACAGGTTATGTATTGCTCTCAAACTGCATCATGCTGGGCTCATTTCAGTATTTCTTTTATGAGCATGGCGTGTTTTGGGAAAGTGTACGCGGTATATGGATACACGGTTCTATGGAAATCTTTGCCATGGTTATTGAGGCTGCTGCCGGTTTGGTATTAGGGGCATCTATACTGTTCCCTAAAACATATTCAAGGATGGCTTCCTTAAAAATCGGAATAAAAAACAGCCTGAAAATAGTAATAGGCACCATGCCTTTTACCATAATGGCAGGTATACTGGAAGGGTTTATAACCCGCTATTCACCGGATATGCCTAACTTTCTTAGTGTTGCCATAATACTGGTTACACTATCGTTAATATCATTTTATTTTTTAATATACCCTTATCTGGTTTATAAAAACACACACCTTAAACATGTTTCAACTCTACAAGCAGCGTAA
- a CDS encoding DUF4129 domain-containing protein, whose translation MNKLLIYIILICFPVLVSGQATVNDSVSVITEAALSATDTVNYTQREFEPGFKERYKADEFIYEIKPKPKTAWDRFLEWLRDLLDSIFGPSDEEVAEEKGGISWGEIITKLVAAILIIFVIYVIASSIAGKEIFWIFKRSGKKISINEIMNEDLAQVNFKDLINETKQSGNYRLATRYYYLWLLKLLTYREIIEWHPDKTNSDYLYEINNPGLRKDFEYLSYIYEYIWYGEFAIDEEAFTKAEKAFIKTLNTL comes from the coding sequence GTGAATAAACTGCTTATTTATATTATTTTAATCTGCTTCCCTGTATTGGTATCGGGTCAGGCTACCGTAAACGATTCTGTTTCTGTGATAACAGAAGCAGCACTTTCGGCTACTGATACCGTTAACTATACACAAAGGGAATTTGAACCCGGCTTTAAAGAGCGCTATAAAGCCGATGAATTTATTTATGAAATAAAACCTAAACCTAAAACGGCATGGGACCGCTTTTTGGAATGGTTAAGAGATTTGCTGGACAGCATTTTTGGCCCTTCAGACGAAGAAGTTGCCGAGGAAAAAGGCGGAATAAGCTGGGGAGAAATAATAACTAAACTAGTTGCTGCGATACTAATCATTTTTGTGATTTATGTTATTGCCTCATCTATTGCCGGTAAGGAGATTTTCTGGATATTTAAACGTTCGGGTAAAAAGATATCAATTAACGAGATTATGAACGAAGATCTCGCTCAGGTTAACTTTAAAGATTTAATTAACGAAACCAAACAATCAGGCAATTACAGGCTGGCAACCCGCTATTACTACCTATGGTTGTTAAAGTTGCTAACTTACAGGGAAATTATAGAATGGCATCCTGATAAGACCAATTCAGACTACCTGTATGAAATTAACAACCCTGGCCTGAGAAAAGATTTTGAATACCTGTCTTATATATACGAATATATATGGTATGGAGAATTTGCAATAGATGAAGAAGCTTTTACTAAAGCCGAAAAAGCTTTTATTAAAACCTTAAATACGCTGTAA
- a CDS encoding TrmH family RNA methyltransferase has protein sequence MKQISSTQNPFIKSLVQLQEKAKARRQSGTFLIEGQREIMLATKGGYELESVLFVPEMISEAEVKQLAGRQANLTEINREVYQKLAYRDTTEGILAVAKSKSLRLEDLQLGDNPLILVAEATEKPGNLGALLRTADAANLDAVIIANPKSDMYNPNIVRSSVGCLFTNQIATASTQEVIDFLKSKGIAIYCATLQDSTYYHTQDYSTPTALVVGTEATGLTHEWRDASTKNIIIPMQGEIDSMNVSVAAAILIFEAKRQRGF, from the coding sequence ATGAAACAGATTTCCAGTACTCAAAACCCGTTTATAAAATCGTTAGTGCAGCTTCAGGAAAAAGCGAAGGCACGCAGGCAAAGCGGTACTTTTTTAATAGAAGGCCAGCGCGAAATAATGCTTGCAACAAAAGGCGGCTATGAACTGGAATCGGTACTTTTTGTACCTGAAATGATTAGCGAAGCAGAGGTTAAACAACTGGCAGGAAGGCAGGCTAATCTTACAGAAATAAACAGGGAAGTCTACCAAAAACTGGCTTACCGCGATACTACCGAAGGAATTTTGGCAGTTGCCAAATCAAAATCTTTACGCCTTGAGGATCTACAGTTAGGCGACAATCCGCTTATACTTGTAGCCGAGGCTACCGAAAAGCCCGGTAATTTAGGGGCTTTATTACGTACTGCCGATGCCGCAAACCTTGATGCCGTAATTATAGCCAATCCTAAAAGTGATATGTACAATCCTAATATTGTACGTTCCAGCGTAGGCTGCCTTTTCACTAACCAAATTGCTACGGCAAGTACACAGGAGGTTATAGATTTTCTTAAATCTAAAGGAATTGCCATTTATTGCGCTACACTTCAGGATTCAACTTATTACCACACACAGGACTACTCTACCCCTACTGCATTGGTTGTAGGAACCGAAGCCACTGGGCTTACTCACGAATGGAGGGATGCGTCTACCAAAAATATTATTATACCCATGCAGGGCGAGATAGATTCTATGAATGTATCTGTCGCTGCAGCCATACTTATTTTTGAAGCCAAACGGCAAAGAGGTTTTTAA
- a CDS encoding MutS-related protein: protein MEIKDLSINEDILNLFNYTLNDDAKATVKNLLLKPLETKEQILYRQHVLKGFLENISLFETYSYSRIDFRQVYIFLQSFDDEEFLEKGLKLKLHFSKQKHYDYRSRCVQLIMLFHRLHNHYIKNIVTVPFPEEYKNDIRLIDDFLSSFKLDYYENLIRAHKFGVKHIVQILKLISIKKRKKEIVAFQDAYTLFEAYISIAKGIIRHKLAFPEISEKQVALTQFYHPLLANPVKNSFEANSNVVLITGPNMSGKSTLLKAISICIYLGNIGFAVPAQAAKIPKYDNISVFINLNDDLQSGYSHFMTEIINLKKVVEQSGTDKPHYAVFDELFRGTNIDDALEISKATLKGLLNFKNSLFFVSSHLHQLTEMEEIQNGSIATYYLDCNLKESTPAFTYELKPGWSDIKIGRILFEKEGLNELLQHKHTLS, encoded by the coding sequence ATGGAAATTAAAGACCTGAGTATTAATGAGGATATCCTCAACCTTTTTAATTATACACTAAACGACGATGCTAAAGCAACCGTAAAAAACCTATTGCTTAAACCTCTCGAAACAAAAGAACAAATACTATACAGACAGCATGTTCTAAAAGGCTTTCTCGAAAACATTTCCCTTTTTGAAACCTATTCCTATTCCCGTATAGACTTCAGGCAGGTCTACATTTTTTTACAAAGTTTTGATGATGAGGAGTTCCTTGAAAAAGGACTAAAGCTAAAACTACATTTTTCTAAACAAAAACATTATGATTATCGTAGCCGCTGTGTACAACTTATCATGCTTTTTCACAGGCTGCATAATCATTACATTAAAAATATTGTTACAGTACCTTTCCCTGAAGAGTATAAAAACGACATAAGGCTTATCGACGATTTTTTAAGCAGCTTTAAACTGGATTATTATGAAAACCTCATCAGGGCCCACAAATTCGGGGTTAAGCATATAGTACAGATTCTCAAACTCATCTCAATTAAAAAAAGAAAAAAGGAAATTGTAGCTTTTCAGGATGCCTACACCCTTTTTGAAGCCTATATATCTATAGCCAAGGGGATAATACGACACAAACTTGCCTTTCCTGAAATATCTGAGAAACAGGTAGCCCTTACCCAATTTTATCATCCCTTATTGGCTAATCCGGTAAAAAACTCCTTTGAGGCAAACAGCAATGTAGTACTTATTACAGGCCCCAACATGTCGGGCAAATCAACCCTGCTAAAAGCAATCAGTATTTGTATTTATCTGGGCAATATAGGTTTTGCGGTACCGGCACAGGCGGCGAAGATCCCTAAGTATGATAACATATCGGTATTTATCAATCTTAACGACGACCTTCAAAGCGGCTACAGCCATTTCATGACCGAGATTATAAACCTGAAGAAAGTGGTGGAGCAGTCGGGTACAGATAAACCCCACTATGCCGTTTTTGACGAACTGTTTAGGGGAACCAATATTGATGATGCTCTTGAAATAAGCAAAGCAACGCTTAAAGGCCTGCTTAATTTTAAAAACTCATTGTTTTTTGTATCAAGCCACCTCCACCAACTTACCGAAATGGAAGAGATACAAAACGGTAGTATTGCAACCTATTACTTAGACTGCAACCTTAAAGAAAGTACTCCGGCATTTACCTATGAGCTTAAACCGGGTTGGAGCGATATTAAAATAGGCCGTATACTTTTTGAGAAAGAAGGCCTTAATGAACTCTTACAGCACAAACACACTTTATCATGA
- a CDS encoding DUF4350 domain-containing protein, whose translation MKKPIIICSVLLVVVLTLIVWAENAGPKAIDWTPSYQTNDKIPLGLYVMNKESKTLFKNSKVTKFSETPYEFLNALYDYDVSDYTETGTFINIEAYNSIDTESAQELLYFAEYGNTVFLSMKDFPDVILDSLKIGTSSGYHKRDSIPLTFANKKLSYKTQSLSEGVSFFHFNKIDTLNTTVLGYQEVNETTKQANFIKVAYGNGYFILHTQPAVFTNFHLLKGKHHTYAENVVSYLPKGNIYWYSHSFLNNRQSNSIIRYILSQPPLKNAYYLSLLGILIFMIFNARRKQRIVPIVPPVKNTTVDFTKTIGNLYFQERNHHTIIDKKIIYFLEHIRTVYLIDTYSLDSTFVEKLHQKTGKPVEDIEKAVSLIKRHRHNFDSTEADLIEINKAIENLRL comes from the coding sequence ATGAAGAAACCAATTATTATATGTAGCGTATTACTTGTTGTTGTTCTAACACTTATAGTGTGGGCAGAAAACGCCGGGCCAAAAGCTATAGACTGGACACCCTCTTATCAAACCAATGATAAGATTCCTTTAGGACTTTATGTAATGAATAAGGAATCTAAAACGCTGTTTAAAAACAGTAAGGTAACCAAATTCTCTGAAACACCTTATGAGTTTTTAAATGCCCTTTATGATTATGATGTAAGTGATTATACCGAAACCGGAACTTTTATTAATATAGAAGCATACAACTCTATTGACACCGAGTCGGCACAGGAACTATTGTACTTTGCAGAATACGGTAATACCGTTTTCCTGAGCATGAAAGATTTTCCCGATGTAATATTAGACTCCCTTAAGATAGGTACCTCTTCGGGATATCACAAAAGAGATTCTATACCTCTAACTTTTGCAAACAAGAAACTTTCTTATAAAACCCAATCGCTTTCCGAAGGGGTAAGCTTTTTCCATTTTAATAAGATTGATACTTTAAACACTACTGTTTTAGGATATCAGGAAGTAAATGAAACCACTAAACAGGCAAATTTTATAAAGGTAGCTTACGGAAATGGTTATTTTATATTGCATACACAGCCTGCAGTATTTACTAATTTCCATTTGCTTAAGGGAAAACACCATACCTATGCCGAAAATGTTGTGTCATACCTGCCTAAAGGAAATATTTATTGGTATTCGCATTCTTTCCTTAATAACAGGCAAAGCAACTCTATTATAAGATATATACTATCTCAGCCACCATTAAAGAATGCATACTACCTGAGCCTTTTAGGAATTTTGATATTCATGATATTCAACGCAAGAAGAAAACAAAGAATAGTGCCTATAGTACCTCCGGTAAAAAACACTACCGTAGATTTTACAAAAACCATAGGTAACCTTTATTTCCAGGAAAGGAACCATCATACTATTATAGATAAAAAAATTATCTATTTCCTTGAACATATAAGAACTGTTTACCTTATAGATACTTACAGCCTTGACAGTACTTTTGTAGAAAAACTGCATCAAAAAACAGGTAAGCCTGTAGAAGATATTGAAAAAGCCGTAAGTTTGATAAAAAGGCACAGGCATAATTTTGACAGCACCGAAGCCGACTTAATAGAAATAAATAAAGCAATCGAAAATCTAAGATTATAA
- a CDS encoding AAA family ATPase → MESFENNNAENNPENLTNTENLTPDTTNTETQSDNINFSTRLDLTELQNSIAQVKEEIGNVIVGQHKMIDRLLVAILSNGHVLLEGVPGVAKTITAKLLARTLTLGFSRIQFTPDLMPSDILGTSVFDLSKSEFNFKKGPIFSNFILIDEINRAPAKTQAALFEVMEERQITIEGKTQLMESPFLVIATQNPIEQEGTYRLPEAQLDRFLFKITIDYPKLEEEISILQRENALQNKEKLQDVKKILSQQDIIKYQGLVKQIVIEPNLIEYIAKIVANTRDNAFLYLGASPRASIAILNAAKGYAALRGRDFVTPDDIKDSAVPVLQHRVVVAPEREMEGLTSEQIIKQIIDSVEIPR, encoded by the coding sequence ATGGAATCATTCGAAAACAATAATGCAGAAAACAATCCGGAAAACCTTACAAACACCGAAAACCTTACTCCGGACACAACTAATACAGAAACTCAAAGTGATAATATAAACTTTAGTACCAGGCTTGATTTAACCGAATTACAAAACAGTATTGCACAGGTTAAAGAAGAAATAGGCAATGTAATTGTTGGCCAGCACAAAATGATAGACAGACTGCTTGTGGCTATACTGTCTAACGGTCACGTATTACTTGAAGGTGTGCCGGGTGTTGCAAAAACAATAACTGCTAAATTACTGGCAAGAACCCTTACGTTAGGATTCAGCAGGATTCAGTTTACACCAGACCTTATGCCTTCTGATATTTTGGGAACTTCGGTATTCGATCTTTCAAAATCTGAGTTTAACTTTAAGAAAGGGCCTATCTTTTCAAACTTCATCCTGATTGATGAGATTAACAGGGCTCCTGCCAAAACTCAGGCTGCTTTATTTGAGGTAATGGAAGAAAGACAGATAACCATAGAAGGAAAAACCCAGTTAATGGAGTCTCCTTTCCTTGTAATAGCTACCCAAAACCCTATTGAGCAGGAAGGTACTTACCGCCTGCCGGAAGCACAGCTTGACCGTTTCCTTTTCAAAATAACCATTGATTACCCTAAGCTTGAAGAAGAGATTTCTATACTTCAAAGAGAAAATGCACTTCAAAACAAAGAGAAGCTGCAGGATGTGAAAAAAATACTTTCTCAGCAAGACATCATTAAATACCAGGGATTGGTAAAACAGATTGTTATTGAGCCAAACCTTATAGAATACATTGCTAAAATAGTAGCAAATACACGTGATAACGCTTTCCTTTATTTAGGGGCTTCTCCGCGTGCTTCTATAGCAATACTTAATGCGGCAAAAGGTTATGCTGCTTTAAGAGGAAGGGACTTTGTTACTCCTGATGATATTAAAGATTCTGCCGTACCGGTATTACAGCACCGTGTGGTTGTAGCTCCTGAAAGAGAAATGGAAGGACTTACAAGCGAGCAGATAATCAAACAGATAATTGACAGTGTAGAAATTCCGCGTTAA
- a CDS encoding DUF3137 domain-containing protein, with product MKSLQWQEFAKYINGSFTKHHFWHSAKVDTIYKNHRIIFDNYTVYKTVSSTTVTQTYTRVITPLSFKQEFYFEIYRKSIFSSIAKLFGMQDIETGHHEFDKDFIIKSNNGFKVKQLLNSPEVRKSIESIQNINLSISDNEGIWGDKLPEGQAELSFYCEKEIHDFEKLKEIQILFHTILDQFQNMEIINN from the coding sequence ATGAAATCTCTACAATGGCAGGAATTTGCAAAGTATATTAATGGTTCTTTTACAAAACATCATTTTTGGCATTCCGCCAAAGTTGACACAATTTATAAGAACCATAGAATAATTTTTGATAATTATACTGTTTACAAAACTGTTTCAAGTACTACAGTAACCCAAACTTATACGAGGGTGATTACTCCTCTTTCATTTAAGCAGGAATTTTATTTTGAAATCTACCGTAAAAGTATTTTTAGCTCCATCGCTAAGCTGTTCGGAATGCAGGATATTGAGACAGGACATCATGAGTTTGATAAAGACTTTATCATAAAAAGTAATAACGGCTTTAAAGTAAAACAATTACTAAACAGTCCCGAAGTGAGAAAATCTATAGAAAGCATTCAAAACATTAATTTATCCATTTCAGATAATGAAGGTATTTGGGGAGATAAGCTTCCTGAAGGACAGGCTGAACTTTCTTTTTATTGTGAAAAAGAGATACATGATTTTGAAAAACTAAAAGAAATTCAGATACTTTTTCACACTATACTCGACCAATTTCAAAATATGGAGATTATCAATAATTAA
- a CDS encoding RDD family protein, translated as MSELSITTTQNVNINFNTASVGERILAYLIDFVIFIAYYIIMYGVLNAGDWYKGDDRAVDAAINGLISLPVLFYALTLESLLEGQTVGKKVLKIKVIKIDGYQSGFIDYVLRWIFRIIEVTPPLSFIGLVIMIVSNKTQRLGDMAAGTAVIDLKNKITIDHTILKELKNDYVPTYPLVIRLSDNDMRIIKETYETAVKSADFDVINKLEYKIEAVTGIKSVSKSPMAFIDTIIKDYNYYTQKM; from the coding sequence ATGTCAGAATTATCCATAACCACAACACAAAATGTAAATATAAATTTTAACACGGCCTCTGTTGGCGAAAGGATACTGGCCTATCTTATTGACTTTGTTATTTTTATAGCTTATTACATTATAATGTATGGGGTTTTAAATGCCGGAGACTGGTATAAGGGAGATGATCGTGCAGTAGATGCAGCTATAAACGGACTAATATCTTTACCCGTGTTGTTTTATGCCTTAACGCTTGAAAGCCTTTTAGAAGGACAGACAGTAGGGAAGAAGGTTTTAAAGATTAAGGTGATTAAAATAGACGGCTATCAGTCGGGGTTTATAGATTATGTTCTTCGATGGATTTTCAGGATAATAGAGGTTACACCACCATTAAGCTTTATAGGGCTAGTTATAATGATAGTGAGTAACAAAACCCAAAGATTGGGAGATATGGCTGCCGGTACAGCAGTAATAGATCTTAAAAACAAAATTACAATAGACCATACCATACTTAAAGAGCTTAAGAACGATTATGTACCTACTTATCCGTTAGTTATCAGGCTTAGTGATAATGATATGAGGATTATTAAAGAGACTTATGAAACAGCCGTTAAGAGTGCTGATTTTGATGTTATCAATAAACTGGAGTATAAGATAGAAGCAGTTACCGGAATTAAATCGGTTTCTAAGAGCCCAATGGCTTTTATTGATACTATTATAAAAGACTACAACTACTACACACAAAAAATGTAA